The genomic DNA AGCCCCTGGGGAAGGGGGACAGCGACTGGCCTTCGAGCACGATCTGGGTGAGGCCGCGGAAGACCAGCATCCCCGCCAGCGTCACGATGAACGACGGGATGCCGACGTACGCGATCCAGAAGCCCTGCCACGCCCCCGCCGCCGCGCCGATCAGCAGCGAGCAGACCAGGGCCAGCGGCCACGGGAAGTCGTGGTTGACCATCATCACGGCCGCCATGGCGCTGACGAACGCGACCAGGGAGCCGACCGACAGGTCGATGTGGCCCGCGATGATGACGATCATCATGCCCATGGCCAGGATCAGGATGTAGCTGTTCTGCTGGACGATGTTGGAGACGTTGCGCGGCAGCAGCAGGGTGCCGTCGCTCCATATCTGGAACAGCACCACGATCAGGCCGAGCGCGACGAGCATGCCGTACTGCCGCATGTTGGTGCGTATCGCGGTCAGCAGCGCCGTGGCCAGCGGAGTGGCCGGCGGCATCCGCCTGTCCTTCGTCGACGGGCTCATCCCTCGCCCCTCACGTGCGCGGTCATGTGGCGCATCAGTACTTCCTGGGTGGCCTCGGCCCGCGGTACCTCGCCGGTGAGGCGCCCCGCGGCCATCGTGTAGATCCGGTCGCACATCCCCAGCAGCTCGGGCAGTTCGGAGGAGATGAAGACCACCGCCTTGCCGCGCGCGGCCAGTTGGCCGATGACGGTGTAGACCTCGTACTTGGCGCCGACGTCGATGCCGCGGGTGGGCTCGTCCAGGAGCAGCACCTCGGGGTCGGCGTGGATCCACTTGCCGAGGACGACCTTTTGCTGGTTGCCGCCGCTGAGGCGGCCCGCGGTCTCGAAGACCGTCGGGGTCTTGATGTTCAGCGACGTGCGGTAGCCCTCGGCGACCCGGCGTTCCTCGTGTTCGTCGACGGCGCCGCGGCGGCTGAGCTTGTGCAGGGAGGGGAGGGTGATGTTGCGCATGACGTTGTCGATGAGGTTGAGGCCGTACGTCTTGCGGTCCTCGGTGACGTACGCGATGCCGTGCCGCACCGCGTCCGGGACGGTGCGTACGTCGGCCTCCCGGCCGTCGACGCGGAGCACGCCCGCCTCGTACCGGCCGTAGGAGCGGCCGAAGACGCTCATCGCCAGTTCGGTGCGGCCCGCGCCCATCAGGCCCGCGATGCCGACGATCTCGCCGCGGCGGACCTCGATGGAGACGTCGTCGACGACCTTGCGCTCATGGTCGATCGGGTGGCGTACGGTCCAGCCCTCGACGGCGAGGGCGACCGTGCCGGCGCCGGGGCCGCGGTAGCGGGACCGGGCGGGGAAGCGGTGGTCGAGGTCGCGGCCGACCATCGCGCGGATGATGCGGTCCTCGGAGAGGCCGCCGCCCCCGTCCCTCCGCTCGTCCTCGGACCCGGCCCCGCTCTCGGCCCGTACCGCCAGCGTCTCGATCGTCCGGCCGTCGCGCAGGATCGTCACCCTGTCCGCGACCTGCCGGATCTCGTTCAGCTTGTGCGAGATGAGGATGCACGCGATGCCCTGGTCCCGGAACTCCCG from Streptomyces sp. CMB-StM0423 includes the following:
- the mmsA gene encoding multiple monosaccharide ABC transporter ATP-binding protein, translating into MTAPVLDMRAITKTFPGVTALDGVNLTVAPGEIHAVCGENGAGKSTLMKVLSGVHPYGSYTGEILFEGRPCAFRDIRASEERGIVIIHQELALVPYLSIAENIFLGNEQAGRRLRVISWNETLRAAARLLARVGLGAEKPQTRVADIGVGKQQLVEIAKALAKEVKLLILDEPTAALNDEDSRKLLDLIREFRDQGIACILISHKLNEIRQVADRVTILRDGRTIETLAVRAESGAGSEDERRDGGGGLSEDRIIRAMVGRDLDHRFPARSRYRGPGAGTVALAVEGWTVRHPIDHERKVVDDVSIEVRRGEIVGIAGLMGAGRTELAMSVFGRSYGRYEAGVLRVDGREADVRTVPDAVRHGIAYVTEDRKTYGLNLIDNVMRNITLPSLHKLSRRGAVDEHEERRVAEGYRTSLNIKTPTVFETAGRLSGGNQQKVVLGKWIHADPEVLLLDEPTRGIDVGAKYEVYTVIGQLAARGKAVVFISSELPELLGMCDRIYTMAAGRLTGEVPRAEATQEVLMRHMTAHVRGEG